The nucleotide window CACCGGCAGCGCGATCCGCAGCCAGTAGGTGCGGCTGGTGCCGCCGAGAGTGGCGTTGGCCTCGGCCCAGGCGGGCTTCAACGACGCGAGGGCCGGCATGAACGTGATCACCATGAGGGGAACCTGAAAGTAGATGTAGGGCAGGACGAGGCCGGGCAGTTCGTAGAGCCACACGCCGTCCGCGTAGATGTCGAGGCCGAAGGTGTCACGCAGCAGAACCGTGATCAGGCCCTGCACGCCGATGGTCGCGACGAACGCGAAGGCGAGCATGACCCCGCCGAACTGGGCGAGCACACTGCTGACCGAGTCGATGGAGGAGCGCAGCGCCCCCTCCGGGTGGGCGCCGAGCAGGGCGTAGCAGACCAGGGCGCCCACGACAGCGCCGATGACGGCGGTGAGCGCGGACAACCAGATCGTGTTGCCGAAGGCGTCGAGCACCACGGGGTCGCCGAGGGCGGCGACCGTGTCGAGGGTGAAACCGCCGTCGGCACCGACGAATCCGGTGCCGACGGCGATCAGGGTCGGCAGCGCGAGGAAGAGCAGCACGTAGACCGCGAACGGCAGCAGCCCGAAGGCTGCTGCCGGTACACGGAACCTACTGGACAGCCGCTGCCCACTTCTCGCCGAGGAGCGTTGCCGCGGCCTCGCTCTGCTCAGCGGTGGGCACCACTGTGGTGTCCGGCACGGCGGGCAGGGCGTCGAAGAGGTCGGTGTCGATGGTTCCGGCGTCGGCCATGGCGTCTGCGCGAGCCGGGCGGGCACCGCCGGCGAGCCACAGGTTCTGGGCGTCGTCGCTGTAGAGGAATTCCTGCCAGAGGCGCGCGGCGGCCGGGTGCGGCGCATCCGCGTTGATCGCCTGGTTGTAGTAGCCGGCGTAGCCGGTGCCGGGGAAGACCACGACCTCCCAGTTGCGCTCACCGTCCAGCTGCGTGCCGTAGCCCACGTTGAGGTAGTCCCAGTCGAAGACCACGGGGGTCTCGCCCGAGGCGATGGTGGCCGGGGTGGGGTCGATCTTCACGAAGTTGCCGGCGGCGTTGAGGTCGCTGAAGAAGTCGATGCCCGCCTGGAAGTCGTCGACGGAGCCGTCGTTCTGCACGGCCGCCATGCCGACCGCGGCGAACGCGGCGCCGGCCTGGGTGGGGTCGCCGTTGATGGCGACCTTGCCGCGGTAGTCGTCGCCGAGCAGGTCGCTGAGCGACTCGGGGGCCGGGACGGCGTCGGGGTCGTAGCCCACGGCCATGTATCCGCCGTAGTCGCCCACGTACAGGCCGCTCTCTTCCTTCAGGGCGTCGGGGATGTCGGACCAGGTGGCCACCTGGTAGGGAGCGAACTGGTCGGTGTTCGCCAGTGCGACGGCCAGGCCCAGGTCGAAGACGTCCGGGGCGGTGTCCTGGCCGGCCAGGTTCTCTGCGGCCTGGATCTCCTCGGCGCTGGAGCCGTCCGGAGCGGCCTCGGTGATGGTGATCTCCGGGTACTTCTCGGCGAAGAGATCGAGCACGGCGCCGTAGTTGGCCCAGTCGCGCGGGAGGGCGATGACGTTGAGCGCGCCCTCGTCGATCGCGGCGGCCTCGAGGGCGGCCAGGTCGCCGAAGGCGGAGAG belongs to Cryobacterium sp. SO2 and includes:
- a CDS encoding ABC transporter permease; amino-acid sequence: MSSRFRVPAAAFGLLPFAVYVLLFLALPTLIAVGTGFVGADGGFTLDTVAALGDPVVLDAFGNTIWLSALTAVIGAVVGALVCYALLGAHPEGALRSSIDSVSSVLAQFGGVMLAFAFVATIGVQGLITVLLRDTFGLDIYADGVWLYELPGLVLPYIYFQVPLMVITFMPALASLKPAWAEANATLGGTSRTYWLRIALPVLAPSFLGSLLLLFANAFSSYATAATLTSQGQQIVPLQIRSALTSETMLGRENLAGALALGMIIVMAIVMTGYSSLQGRAARWQR
- a CDS encoding ABC transporter substrate-binding protein — protein: MLTTRTLAASIAATAIVALTLTGCASGTAGAAGTDGSVDAATATSLSAFGDLAALEAAAIDEGALNVIALPRDWANYGAVLDLFAEKYPEITITEAAPDGSSAEEIQAAENLAGQDTAPDVFDLGLAVALANTDQFAPYQVATWSDIPDALKEESGLYVGDYGGYMAVGYDPDAVPAPESLSDLLGDDYRGKVAINGDPTQAGAAFAAVGMAAVQNDGSVDDFQAGIDFFSDLNAAGNFVKIDPTPATIASGETPVVFDWDYLNVGYGTQLDGERNWEVVVFPGTGYAGYYNQAINADAPHPAAARLWQEFLYSDDAQNLWLAGGARPARADAMADAGTIDTDLFDALPAVPDTTVVPTAEQSEAAATLLGEKWAAAVQ